One window of the Candidatus Edwardsbacteria bacterium RifOxyA12_full_54_48 genome contains the following:
- a CDS encoding acylphosphatase → MNKSLSTRITGMVQGVGFRYYVSQQARHLGLAGYVRNLPDGSVEAEVEGEEDKLKQFIVALKAGPSGAVVEEVKVEWGEYGGRYRGFNITH, encoded by the coding sequence ATGAATAAAAGCCTATCAACCCGTATCACCGGCATGGTGCAGGGCGTGGGGTTCAGGTATTACGTATCGCAACAGGCCAGGCATCTTGGGCTGGCCGGTTATGTTCGCAACCTGCCGGACGGCTCGGTGGAGGCCGAGGTTGAAGGCGAAGAGGATAAGTTGAAACAATTCATCGTGGCGCTCAAGGCAGGGCCGTCCGGCGCGGTGGTGGAGGAGGTCAAGGTGGAGTGGGGAGAATACGGCGGGAGATACCGGGGGTTTAATATAACGCATTGA
- a CDS encoding adenine phosphoribosyltransferase: protein MAVNLEKFIREVPDFPKQGIGFKDITTLLKDAEGFKLAVDQLSEQLKDVKIDAIAVVESRGFPFGSALAYKLGTGLLLVRKPGKLPAKTIRQEYELEYGTDALEIHQDAIKPGQNVLIVDDLLATGGTAMAVAQLVEKLQGKVAAIAFVVELDFLKGREKLAGHKVVSLVHYQSE from the coding sequence ATGGCAGTCAATCTGGAAAAATTCATCAGAGAAGTGCCGGACTTTCCCAAGCAGGGCATCGGCTTCAAGGACATCACCACACTGCTAAAGGACGCCGAGGGCTTCAAGCTGGCGGTGGACCAGCTGTCGGAGCAGTTGAAGGATGTCAAGATTGACGCCATCGCGGTGGTAGAGTCCCGGGGCTTTCCCTTCGGCTCGGCCCTGGCCTACAAGCTGGGCACCGGCCTGCTGCTGGTCCGCAAGCCCGGAAAACTGCCGGCCAAGACCATCCGCCAGGAATATGAGCTGGAATACGGCACCGACGCCCTGGAGATCCACCAGGACGCCATCAAGCCGGGACAGAATGTCCTGATCGTGGACGACCTTCTGGCCACCGGAGGAACGGCCATGGCGGTGGCACAATTGGTGGAGAAACTCCAGGGAAAGGTGGCCGCCATCGCTTTTGTGGTGGAGCTGGATTTCCTGAAAGGGCGGGAGAAGCTGGCCGGTCATAAGGTGGTTTCATTGGTGCACTATCAAAGCGAGTAA